The following are encoded together in the Glycine soja cultivar W05 chromosome 5, ASM419377v2, whole genome shotgun sequence genome:
- the LOC114412409 gene encoding nicotinate phosphoribosyltransferase 2-like, with protein METKENGPSKKVSNGGIDGPTNPMVTPLLNDLYQFTMAYAYWKAGKHQERAVFDLYFRRNPFGGEYTVFAGLEECIRFIANFTLAEEEIDFVRECLSSSCEDGFFDYLRGLDCSDVEVYAIPEGTVVFPKVPLMRVEGPVAVVQLLETPFVNLINYASLVSTNAARHRNVAGKSKTLLEFGLRRAQGPDGGVGASKYCYIGGFDATSNVAAGKLFGIPLRGTHSHAFVSSYMSLDEITDKSLRGKDGSSRCDDFVSLVQTWLNKIQLSNGVFGETNQSELAAFTSYALAFPDGFLALVDTYDVMRSGIPNFCAVALALSDLGYKAVGIRLDSGDLAYLSCEVRNFFRSIEKEFGVPEFGKLQITASNDLNEETLDALNKQGHEVDAFGIGTYLVTCYAQAALGVVFKLVEINNQPRIKLSEDVSKVSIPCKKRCYRLYGKEGYPLVDIMTGENEPSPKVGERILCRHPFQESKRAYVVPQRVEELLRCYWPGSTDIKKDTLPALRDIRERCINQLEQMRPDHMRRLNPTPYKVSVSAKLYDFIHFLWLNEAPVGELQ; from the exons ATGGAGACGAAGGAGAACGGACCGAGCAAGAAGGTTTCGAATGGGGGAATAGATGGACCCACGAACCCGATGGTCACTCCTCTGCTCAATGATCTCTACCAATTCACCATGGCTTACGCTTACTGGAAAGCTGGCAAGCATCAAGAACGTGCTGT GTTCGATTTGTATTTTCGGAGGAATCCGTTTGGTGGGGAGTATACCGTCTTCGCTGGCTTGGAAGAGTGCATAAGGTTCATAGCTAATTTCACGCTCGCTGAGGAGGAGATCGATTTTGTTAGGGAATGTTTATCTTCCTCTTGTGAG GATGGATTCTTTGACTACCTCAGAGGACTTGACTGCTCTGATGTTGAGGTGTATGCTATTCCTGAGGGAACAGTTGTTTTTCCCAAGGTTCCCCTGATGAGAGTTGAAGGTCCAGTTGCC GTTGTTCAATTGCTCGAAACACCTTTTGTGAATCTAATTAATTATGCGTCATTAGTTTCTACTAATGCTGCAAGGCATCGTAATGTTGCTGGAAAATCCAAAACTCTACTTGAGTTTGGATTACGAAGGGCTCAG GGGCCTGATGGTGGAGTAGGAGCATCAAAGTACTGCTATATTGGTGGATTTGATGCAACAAG CAATGTTGCAGCAGGAAAGTTATTCGGGATACCCCTTCGTGGTACTCATTCCCATGCCTTTGTTAGTTCATACATG AGCCTTGATGAGATTACAGACAAGTCACTTCGCGGAAAAGATGGTTCAAGTAGGTGTGACGATTTTGTTAGTCTGGTTCAAACGTGGCTGAACAAAATTCAG TTGTCAAATGGTGTTTTTGGTGAGACCAATCAAAGCGAGTTGGCAGCATTCACATCATATGCATTGGCATTTCCTGATGGTTTTCTTGCCCTCGTAGATACATATGAT GTGATGAGAAGTGGAATCCCTAATTTCTGTGCAGTTGCATTAGCTCTCAGTGATTTAGG ATACAAAGCAGTTGGCATTAGATTGGACTCTGGTGACCTTGCATATTTATCCTGTGAGGTCAGGAACTTCTTTCGCTCTATCGAGAAGGAATTTGGAGTGCCTGAATTTGGGAAGTTGCAAATCACTGCTAGTAATGATCTTAATGAGGAAACATTAGATGCTTTAAACAAACAG GGTCATGAGGTTGATGCCTTTGGAATTGGTACATATCTGGTTACATGTTACGCTCAAGCTGCTTTAGGTGTTGTTTTCAAGCTGgttgaaataaataatcaaCCTCGTATCAAACTTTCTGAAGATGTGTCAAAG GTCTCTATTCCATGTAAGAAGCGATGCTATAGGTTGTATGGGAAAGAAGGTTATCCCCTGGTAGACATAATGACTGGAGAAAATGAGCCCTCTCCAAAG GTGGGAGAAAGAATCCTGTGCCGTCATCCCTTCCAAGAATCCAAGAGAGCATATGTAGTGCCACAGCGTGTTGAAGAGCTTCTGAGGTGTTACTGGCCTGGGAGTACTG ATATAAAGAAAGATACTTTACCAGCTCTAAGAGATATCAGAGAGCGATGCATCAATCAACTTGAGCAAATGCGACCTGACCACATGAGGAGGCTTAACCCAACTCCATATAAG GTTAGTGTTAGTGCAAAATTATACGACTTCATTCATTTCCTGTGGCTCAATGAGGCACCAGTTGGGGAGCTACAGTAA